One genomic region from Xenopus laevis strain J_2021 chromosome 2L, Xenopus_laevis_v10.1, whole genome shotgun sequence encodes:
- the taf12.L gene encoding transcription initiation factor TFIID subunit 12 isoform X1, which yields MDDSVWLLGPGPHTPKQRADVSRLGELRAKALQIMNQFGASALINLSSFSSSTTPSPTSVAVKQEPAMANSTPVGKVPVPTAGGGRASPEANQVLSKKKLHDLVREVDPNEQLDEDVEEMLLQIADDFIESVVSAACQLARHRKSNTLEVKDVQLHLERQWNMWIPGFGSEEIRPYKKACTTEAHKQRMALIKKTQKK from the exons ATGGACGATAGTGTGTGG CTTCTAGGCCCTGGGCCTCATACCCCAAAACAACGTGCTGACGTATCCCGATTGGGTGAACTCCGAGCTAAAGCGCTCCAGATTATGAACCAGTTTGGCGCATCTGCATTGATCAACCTGTCCAGTTTCTCTTCCTCTACCACTCCCAGTCCTACCTCTGTCGCCGTCAAACAGGAACCAGCCATGGCAAACAGTACTCCAGTGGGTAAAGTTCCAGTGCCAACAGCTGGAGGAGGGCGTGCAAGTCCAGAAGCAAACCAA GTTCTTTCTAAGAAGAAACTTCATGATCTGGTTAGAGAAGTCGATCCCAATGAACAGCTGGATGAAGATGTGGAGGAG ATGCTTCTACAGATAGCAGATGATTTCATTGAGAGTGTGGTATCTGCAGCCTGCCAGCTTGCCCGACACCGCAAATCTAACACATTAGAAGTTAAGGATGTACAGCTTCATCTTG AGAGACAGTGGAACATGTGGATTCCAGGGTTTGGTTCAGAAGAAATCCGGCCCTATAAAAAAGCTTGTACTACTGAAGCACACAAACAG AGAATGGCTTTAATTAAGAAAACTCAAAAGAAATAA
- the taf12.L gene encoding transcription initiation factor TFIID subunit 12: MNQFGASALINLSSFSSSTTPSPTSVAVKQEPAMANSTPVGKVPVPTAGGGRASPEANQVLSKKKLHDLVREVDPNEQLDEDVEEMLLQIADDFIESVVSAACQLARHRKSNTLEVKDVQLHLERQWNMWIPGFGSEEIRPYKKACTTEAHKQRMALIKKTQKK, translated from the exons ATGAACCAGTTTGGCGCATCTGCATTGATCAACCTGTCCAGTTTCTCTTCCTCTACCACTCCCAGTCCTACCTCTGTCGCCGTCAAACAGGAACCAGCCATGGCAAACAGTACTCCAGTGGGTAAAGTTCCAGTGCCAACAGCTGGAGGAGGGCGTGCAAGTCCAGAAGCAAACCAA GTTCTTTCTAAGAAGAAACTTCATGATCTGGTTAGAGAAGTCGATCCCAATGAACAGCTGGATGAAGATGTGGAGGAG ATGCTTCTACAGATAGCAGATGATTTCATTGAGAGTGTGGTATCTGCAGCCTGCCAGCTTGCCCGACACCGCAAATCTAACACATTAGAAGTTAAGGATGTACAGCTTCATCTTG AGAGACAGTGGAACATGTGGATTCCAGGGTTTGGTTCAGAAGAAATCCGGCCCTATAAAAAAGCTTGTACTACTGAAGCACACAAACAG AGAATGGCTTTAATTAAGAAAACTCAAAAGAAATAA